A single region of the Pontibacter kalidii genome encodes:
- a CDS encoding nucleoside deaminase, translated as MDQYLQAALEEAKKGYAEGGIPIGSVLVHKGRIIGRGHNKRVQEGSVVLHGEMDALENAGRQPAAVYRECVLYTTLSPCPMCSGTILLYGIPKVVIGENRTFRGEEELLRSRGVGVEVADNPECVQLMEQFIAEKPDLWNEDIGV; from the coding sequence ATGGATCAGTATTTACAGGCAGCCTTGGAAGAGGCAAAGAAAGGCTACGCGGAAGGCGGCATCCCGATCGGATCGGTGCTGGTGCACAAGGGCAGGATCATCGGCCGCGGCCATAACAAGCGGGTGCAGGAGGGAAGCGTGGTGCTGCACGGCGAGATGGACGCGCTGGAAAACGCCGGGCGTCAGCCAGCCGCCGTTTACCGCGAGTGCGTGCTCTACACCACCCTGTCGCCTTGCCCCATGTGCTCGGGCACCATCTTGCTCTATGGCATCCCGAAGGTGGTGATCGGCGAAAACCGCACTTTTAGGGGCGAAGAAGAACTGCTGCGCTCCAGGGGCGTGGGAGTGGAGGTGGCCGATAACCCGGAATGCGTGCAGCTAATGGAGCAATTTATCGCTGAGAAGCCTGATCTTTGGAACGAGGATATCGGCGTTTGA
- a CDS encoding queuosine precursor transporter gives MEKNATALQQRKRTNLFLVLSGIFIANALLAELIGVKIFSGEAVLGLPGAQIPVGGEKLDFNLTAGVIIWPIVFVTTDIINEYFGKSGVKKVSVLTVILILYAFVVISAVTGLPPAQFWLDVNSTDASGNPFDINYAYNSVYRQGLGIILGSVAAFLLSQFLDATVFHWLRRFTGSKKIWLRATGSTLVSQVIDSLVVLFIAFFVFGNWSMKQVLSVALINYLYKFSVAILLTPLLYLAHYLIDGYLGERQAAQQIEEAAMRSEG, from the coding sequence ATGGAGAAAAACGCCACAGCCCTACAGCAGCGCAAGCGCACCAACCTCTTCCTGGTGCTCAGCGGCATTTTTATCGCCAATGCTTTGCTGGCCGAGCTGATCGGTGTAAAGATTTTCTCGGGAGAGGCAGTTTTGGGGCTGCCCGGCGCACAGATACCGGTTGGCGGCGAGAAACTCGACTTTAACCTGACGGCCGGCGTGATCATCTGGCCCATTGTATTCGTTACCACCGACATCATCAACGAGTATTTCGGAAAATCCGGGGTGAAGAAGGTAAGTGTACTGACGGTTATACTTATACTTTATGCCTTTGTGGTGATCTCTGCCGTTACCGGCTTACCGCCCGCCCAGTTCTGGCTTGACGTGAACAGCACCGACGCCAGCGGCAACCCTTTCGATATAAATTACGCCTACAACAGCGTGTACCGCCAGGGCCTGGGCATTATACTTGGTTCGGTGGCCGCTTTCCTGCTCTCGCAGTTCCTTGATGCCACGGTATTCCACTGGCTGCGCCGCTTCACCGGCAGCAAAAAAATATGGCTCCGCGCCACCGGCTCCACCCTCGTCTCGCAGGTCATCGATTCGCTGGTGGTGCTCTTCATTGCTTTCTTTGTATTCGGTAACTGGAGCATGAAGCAGGTGCTGTCGGTGGCCCTGATCAATTACCTCTACAAGTTCAGCGTAGCCATACTCCTCACCCCGCTCCTGTACCTGGCCCACTACCTCATCGACGGATATCTGGGCGAGCGGCAGGCGGCACAGCAGATAGAAGAGGCCGCCATGAGAAGCGAGGGCTAA
- a CDS encoding SDR family oxidoreductase, translating into MKILLTGANGYIGRRLLPLLVEQRHEVICMVRDPRRFDLPETLKEQVQVVKGDLLQPEGLTQLPQDIEAAYYLVHSMGSGGIDFSSAERMAAENFAAYLNTTAARQIIYLSGISNDQQLSKHLASRRHVEDVLSTARAEVTVLRAAIIIGSGSASFEIIRDLVEKLPVMVTPKWLKSRCQPIAIRDVLFYLTAVLGREDCYGKRFEIGGPNVLTCKEMLLKLAGVRRLRRYIITLPILTPRLSSYWLYFVTSTNYTLARSLVDSLRNDAVVQDQHIQELIPHRCLPYEHAVRLAYTKIEQNSVVSSWKDALVSGTMRLNYMDFIQIPEHGVLTDKQRLKFDRAPEEVLANIWSIGGERGWYKTDFLWRMRGLLDKMVGGVGLRRGRRSPHEVKAGDTIDFWRVLLADTKNGRLLLYAEMKLPGEAWLQFRVCQEADGYYLEQLAAFRPDGLLGRLYWYAVLPFHFIIFGGMAHNIVRYGMAESKPGHLRHNSM; encoded by the coding sequence ATGAAAATTCTGCTGACAGGGGCTAACGGATATATTGGCAGGCGGCTATTGCCTTTGCTGGTGGAGCAGCGGCACGAGGTGATCTGTATGGTGCGCGACCCGCGCCGCTTTGATCTGCCTGAGACACTGAAGGAACAAGTGCAGGTGGTAAAAGGGGACCTGCTGCAGCCGGAAGGGCTCACGCAACTACCCCAGGATATCGAGGCGGCGTATTACCTGGTGCACTCCATGGGCTCCGGCGGCATTGATTTCTCTTCTGCCGAACGTATGGCCGCGGAGAATTTCGCTGCTTACCTCAACACCACTGCAGCCAGGCAGATCATCTACCTCAGCGGCATTTCCAATGATCAACAATTGTCTAAACACCTGGCCTCACGCCGGCACGTAGAAGATGTCCTCAGCACGGCCCGCGCTGAGGTAACCGTACTCCGGGCGGCCATCATCATTGGCTCCGGCAGCGCCTCCTTCGAGATCATCCGTGACCTGGTGGAAAAGCTGCCGGTGATGGTGACGCCGAAATGGCTGAAATCCCGCTGCCAGCCCATCGCCATTCGCGACGTGCTTTTCTACCTGACTGCGGTGCTGGGGCGGGAAGACTGCTACGGCAAACGCTTTGAGATCGGAGGCCCCAATGTACTCACCTGCAAAGAGATGCTCCTGAAACTGGCTGGAGTTCGCCGCCTGAGACGCTACATCATCACCTTGCCCATCCTTACGCCGCGCCTCTCCTCCTACTGGCTATACTTTGTGACCAGCACCAACTATACCTTAGCCCGCAGCCTGGTGGATAGTCTTCGCAATGATGCCGTGGTGCAGGACCAGCATATACAGGAGCTGATCCCGCACCGCTGTTTGCCATACGAGCATGCCGTGCGCCTGGCCTACACCAAAATAGAGCAGAACTCGGTGGTTTCCAGCTGGAAGGATGCCCTTGTGAGCGGCACCATGCGCCTCAATTACATGGATTTCATTCAGATACCCGAGCATGGCGTGCTGACGGATAAACAGCGCCTGAAGTTTGACCGTGCCCCTGAAGAGGTGCTGGCCAACATCTGGAGCATCGGCGGGGAGCGCGGCTGGTATAAAACCGATTTCCTGTGGCGCATGCGCGGGCTGCTGGATAAAATGGTGGGGGGCGTGGGGCTGAGGCGCGGCCGCCGTAGTCCGCATGAGGTAAAAGCCGGCGACACGATAGACTTCTGGCGCGTACTGCTGGCCGATACAAAGAACGGGCGCTTGCTGCTCTACGCCGAGATGAAACTGCCCGGCGAGGCCTGGCTGCAGTTCAGGGTTTGCCAGGAGGCGGACGGGTATTACCTCGAGCAGCTGGCTGCCTTCCGCCCCGACGGCTTGCTGGGCCGCCTCTACTGGTACGCCGTGCTGCCGTTCCACTTCATTATCTTCGGGGGGATGGCCCATAACATCGTGCGCTATGGTATGGCAGAAAGTAAACCAGGCCACCTAAGGCATAATTCCATGTAA
- a CDS encoding STAS domain-containing protein codes for MKYTIDKKENYTIITIDEKKLDTSIAPDLKSEFVKLNAEGINNLILDLNEVKYTDSSGLSSILIANRLCNSSSGLLILTGLQDHVMKLISISKLESVLNILPTVEEAIDRVFLHEIEQDLTNKED; via the coding sequence ATGAAGTACACGATAGATAAGAAAGAAAACTATACGATTATCACGATTGATGAGAAGAAGTTGGATACTTCAATCGCACCAGACCTGAAGTCTGAGTTCGTGAAATTGAATGCCGAAGGGATCAACAACCTGATTCTTGACCTGAACGAAGTAAAATATACAGACTCCTCCGGGCTTAGCTCTATCCTGATCGCGAACCGTCTTTGCAACTCCTCCAGCGGCCTCCTGATCCTGACAGGTCTGCAGGACCATGTGATGAAGCTGATCTCGATCTCCAAGCTGGAGTCGGTGCTGAACATTCTGCCAACCGTGGAAGAGGCCATCGACCGTGTTTTTCTGCACGAGATTGAGCAGGATCTGACCAACAAGGAAGACTAA
- a CDS encoding CNNM domain-containing protein translates to MGLLLLYLTIALVFSFLCSLLEASLLSITPSHVNVISKENPALGKDLQHFKDNIDRPLAAILTLNTFAHTIGAAGVGAQAQIIWGEEVLTLVSIILTIIILILTEIIPKTLGANYWRQLTPFTARTLKIMIYSPLYPIILFSQFITRRMKQDKSKSVLSRADFTAMAEIGTKEGVLRQDESRVINNVLRFSVVQASHIMTPRTVIKAAPEEQYIREFYDNSVNMRFSRIPVFDDSIDNITGYVLKDQVLERIIEGKGGLSLAEIKRPIQVVHGGAPVPELFARLVEKKEHIALVVDEYGGTAGLVTMEDIIETLLGLEITDEFDAVEDLQKWAREKWEKRAKRFDNQADND, encoded by the coding sequence ATGGGTTTACTCCTCTTATACCTTACCATTGCCCTCGTCTTTTCCTTTCTCTGCTCACTGCTGGAGGCTTCGCTGCTCAGCATCACCCCCTCCCACGTAAATGTGATCAGCAAGGAAAATCCCGCGCTGGGCAAGGACCTGCAGCACTTCAAAGACAACATCGACAGGCCGCTGGCTGCCATCCTCACCCTCAACACCTTCGCCCACACCATCGGGGCGGCTGGCGTGGGCGCGCAGGCGCAGATTATCTGGGGAGAAGAAGTTCTGACCCTGGTCTCCATAATCCTGACGATCATTATCCTCATCCTCACGGAGATCATCCCGAAGACACTCGGAGCTAACTACTGGCGCCAGCTTACCCCCTTTACCGCGCGCACGCTCAAGATCATGATCTACTCCCCACTCTACCCCATCATCCTCTTCTCTCAATTTATTACCAGAAGGATGAAACAGGATAAGAGCAAAAGCGTACTCAGCCGCGCCGACTTTACGGCCATGGCTGAGATCGGCACCAAAGAAGGCGTGCTGCGCCAGGATGAGTCGCGGGTGATCAACAACGTACTGCGCTTCAGTGTAGTGCAGGCCAGCCACATCATGACGCCGCGCACCGTGATAAAGGCGGCCCCGGAGGAGCAGTACATCCGCGAGTTTTACGACAACTCCGTGAATATGCGTTTCTCCAGGATACCCGTTTTTGACGACTCCATTGACAACATCACAGGCTATGTGCTCAAGGATCAGGTGCTCGAGCGCATCATAGAAGGAAAGGGTGGCCTGTCGCTCGCTGAGATAAAGCGCCCGATCCAGGTGGTGCATGGTGGCGCGCCGGTGCCGGAGCTATTTGCCCGCTTGGTGGAAAAGAAAGAACACATCGCTCTGGTGGTGGACGAGTACGGCGGCACGGCGGGGCTGGTCACGATGGAGGACATCATTGAAACGCTGCTCGGCCTGGAGATTACGGATGAGTTCGACGCCGTGGAGGACCTGCAGAAATGGGCCCGCGAGAAGTGGGAGAAGCGCGCCAAGCGATTCGACAACCAGGCTGACAATGACTAA
- a CDS encoding ribonuclease Z, giving the protein MDFELRILGSSSATPSANRHHTAQVLTLGNQHHLIDCGEGTQMQLMLYKIKHQRICNIYISHLHGDHYFGLAGLLSTMHLQGRQTPLHLFGPPGLSEILSLQFRYSGTNLNFKLVFHELDTTSYRKIFEDKSITVHTIPMEHRVPCCGFIFREKPKPRPLIKEKLPDFLRPPQLVRLKWGEDVKDEAGNILVRNEEVTLEPKRSRSYAYCSDSRYKPSLLPYLHHVDLLYHEATFADDLRERAEYTFHSTARQAAELAAAAQVRHLLIGHFSVRYKDLTPLLLEAQEVFPATDLATEGSVFAVKDQD; this is encoded by the coding sequence GTGGATTTCGAACTCAGGATTCTTGGTAGTTCGTCGGCCACACCCTCGGCAAACAGACACCATACCGCCCAGGTTCTCACCCTTGGCAATCAGCACCACCTGATTGATTGCGGCGAAGGTACGCAGATGCAGCTGATGCTTTACAAGATAAAGCATCAGCGCATCTGCAATATCTACATCAGCCACCTGCACGGCGACCATTATTTCGGGCTGGCAGGGCTCCTTTCCACCATGCACCTGCAGGGCCGCCAAACGCCACTGCACCTCTTTGGCCCACCCGGCCTCTCCGAAATCCTTAGCCTGCAGTTCAGGTATTCGGGGACCAACCTCAACTTTAAGCTTGTTTTCCACGAGCTCGACACCACTAGCTACAGGAAGATTTTCGAGGATAAAAGTATAACGGTGCATACCATCCCCATGGAGCACCGGGTGCCCTGCTGCGGCTTTATCTTCCGGGAGAAACCCAAGCCGCGCCCGCTCATCAAAGAGAAGCTCCCTGACTTTCTGAGGCCTCCGCAGCTCGTGCGCCTGAAGTGGGGTGAGGACGTAAAGGACGAGGCCGGAAACATACTGGTGCGAAACGAGGAGGTGACGCTGGAGCCAAAGCGCAGCCGCAGCTACGCCTACTGCTCCGACAGCCGCTACAAGCCCTCGCTGCTCCCCTACCTGCACCACGTAGACCTGCTTTACCACGAGGCCACTTTTGCCGACGACCTGCGCGAGCGCGCGGAGTATACGTTCCACAGCACCGCCCGGCAGGCCGCGGAGTTGGCCGCCGCCGCACAGGTGCGCCACCTGCTCATCGGCCACTTCTCGGTGCGCTACAAAGACCTGACGCCGCTGCTGCTCGAGGCCCAAGAGGTATTCCCCGCCACTGACCTGGCCACGGAAGGAAGTGTATTTGCCGTAAAAGACCAGGACTGA
- a CDS encoding phosphoribosylaminoimidazolesuccinocarboxamide synthase yields MEAIKETNFSFAGQTGFYRGKVRDVYYFEDKIAVVATDRISAFDVVLPRAIPFKGQVLNQIASLNLKATSDVVPNWVLSTPDPNVTIGHRCEPFKVEMVIRGYLAGHAWREYKAGRRTVCGVHLPEGLRENDKLPEPIITPTTKADEGHDEDISREEILAKGIVSEQDYLTLERYTRTLFARGTELAKERGLILVDTKYEFGKYNGQVYLIDEIHTPDSSRYFYSEGYEERQQKGEPQRQLSKEFVRQWLIENGFQGKEGQRVPEMTDEVVKNISERYIELYEVFTGEKFLKEDDRSVRDRIEKHINDNIFTTKN; encoded by the coding sequence ATGGAGGCCATTAAAGAAACCAACTTCTCCTTTGCCGGCCAAACCGGCTTTTACAGGGGCAAAGTACGCGATGTTTATTATTTTGAGGACAAGATAGCCGTGGTTGCCACAGACCGCATCTCTGCGTTTGACGTGGTGCTGCCACGCGCCATACCCTTCAAGGGACAGGTGCTGAACCAGATCGCTAGCCTGAACCTGAAGGCCACCTCCGATGTTGTTCCGAACTGGGTGCTCAGCACGCCAGACCCCAACGTGACCATCGGGCACCGGTGTGAACCTTTTAAGGTGGAGATGGTGATACGCGGTTACCTGGCGGGCCATGCCTGGCGCGAGTACAAAGCGGGCCGGCGCACGGTTTGCGGCGTTCACTTACCGGAGGGCCTGCGTGAGAACGACAAGCTGCCCGAGCCTATCATCACCCCGACCACCAAGGCCGACGAAGGCCATGACGAGGACATCTCGCGGGAGGAGATTCTGGCAAAAGGCATTGTGTCGGAGCAAGATTATCTTACCTTGGAACGTTATACCCGAACCTTGTTCGCGCGCGGAACCGAGCTGGCAAAGGAACGCGGCCTTATACTGGTGGATACCAAGTATGAATTTGGCAAGTACAACGGCCAGGTGTACCTGATCGATGAGATACACACGCCGGACTCTTCGCGCTACTTCTACAGTGAAGGCTATGAGGAGCGCCAGCAGAAGGGCGAGCCGCAGCGCCAACTCTCGAAAGAGTTCGTCCGCCAGTGGCTTATCGAGAACGGTTTCCAGGGCAAGGAGGGGCAGCGCGTGCCAGAAATGACCGATGAGGTCGTGAAAAATATCTCGGAGCGCTATATAGAGCTGTACGAGGTGTTTACAGGCGAAAAATTCCTAAAAGAAGATGACCGTTCAGTGCGCGATCGCATTGAGAAACACATTAATGACAATATTTTTACTACCAAAAATTAA